A genome region from Myroides fluvii includes the following:
- a CDS encoding M42 family metallopeptidase codes for MDKNTILNQDSLHFLTDYLNNASPTGHEHVGQKLWMNYLEPYVDTFITDTYGNAVGVINPDAPYKVVIEGHADEISWYVKYITEDGFIHVVRNGGSDHMIAPSKRVNIHTPKGIVEGVFGWPAIHIRNRAGKEESPKIETNFIDVGCDSKQEVLNLGIHIGCVITYPDTFTVLNNKRWVCRALDNRIGGFMIAEVARLLKENKKELPFGLYIVNAVQEEVGLRGAEMITQTIKPNVAIVTDVCHDSNTPMVDKNIEGDNTIGKGPVIAYAPAVQNNLRALIEQTAEKNEIPFQRNALSRVTGTDTDAFAYSNGGVASALISLPLRYMHTTVEMIHRHDVENTIQLIYHTLLEIENGETFSYFK; via the coding sequence ATGGATAAAAATACAATATTAAATCAGGACTCCCTACATTTTTTAACGGACTACTTGAATAATGCTTCTCCAACAGGACATGAACATGTAGGTCAAAAACTGTGGATGAATTATTTAGAACCCTATGTAGACACTTTTATTACGGATACCTATGGCAATGCCGTAGGCGTTATTAATCCTGATGCCCCTTATAAAGTAGTTATTGAAGGACATGCAGATGAAATTTCATGGTATGTGAAGTACATTACAGAAGATGGGTTTATCCATGTTGTTCGCAATGGAGGTAGTGATCACATGATTGCACCTTCTAAGCGCGTAAATATTCATACTCCTAAGGGAATTGTTGAGGGAGTATTTGGTTGGCCAGCAATTCACATTAGAAATAGAGCTGGTAAAGAAGAATCACCAAAAATTGAAACCAATTTTATTGATGTTGGATGCGACAGCAAACAGGAAGTTTTAAATTTAGGCATTCATATTGGCTGCGTCATTACCTACCCGGATACATTTACGGTATTAAACAACAAACGCTGGGTTTGTAGAGCCTTAGATAATCGCATTGGCGGATTTATGATCGCGGAAGTTGCTCGCTTATTAAAAGAAAATAAGAAAGAATTACCTTTTGGGCTTTATATTGTTAATGCAGTACAGGAAGAAGTAGGATTACGTGGAGCAGAAATGATTACGCAAACCATCAAACCGAATGTGGCGATTGTAACGGATGTTTGCCACGACTCTAATACCCCGATGGTTGATAAAAATATCGAAGGTGATAATACCATTGGAAAAGGACCTGTAATTGCTTATGCCCCAGCCGTACAGAACAACCTACGCGCCTTGATTGAACAAACCGCTGAGAAAAATGAAATTCCCTTTCAACGCAATGCCTTGTCACGCGTAACAGGAACGGATACAGATGCTTTTGCTTATAGCAATGGCGGCGTAGCTTCAGCGCTAATTTCATTGCCTTTGCGCTATATGCACACCACAGTGGAAATGATTCACCGACACGATGTTGAAAACACCATTCAATTGATTTACCACACCCTATTGGAAATCGAAAACGGCGAGACCTTTTCGTATTTTAAATAG
- a CDS encoding aminotransferase class I/II-fold pyridoxal phosphate-dependent enzyme: MVNDLFDRIQKNKGPLGKWASQAEGYYVFPKLEGPLSNRMMFHGKEVINWSINDYLGLANHPEVRKVDAEAAAEYGAAYPMGARMMSGHTTVHEQLQDELAAFVQKEAAYLLNFGYQGMVSIIDALVTKNDVIVYDVDSHACIIDGVRLHMGKRFTYKHNDIESFEKNLERATKMAETTGGGILVITEGVFGMRGQQGKLKEIVALKEKYNFRLLVDDAHGFGTLGATGAGAGEEQGCQDGIDVYFSTFAKSMASIGAFVAADKDIIDYLKYNLRSQMFAKSLPMIFTKGALKRLDLLRTQPELKAKLWENVNALQNGLKDRGFNIGDTNTCVTPVYLEGSIPEAMVMVNDLRENYNIFLSIVVYPVIPKGIILLRMIPTATHTMEDIQETLSAYEAIREKLENGTYKRIAAETTVDVSNA; encoded by the coding sequence ATGGTAAATGATTTATTTGACAGAATACAAAAGAATAAAGGACCATTAGGAAAATGGGCATCTCAAGCTGAAGGATATTATGTTTTCCCTAAACTTGAAGGACCTTTATCAAATCGTATGATGTTTCATGGAAAAGAAGTAATCAATTGGAGTATCAACGATTACTTAGGGTTGGCAAATCATCCAGAAGTACGAAAAGTAGATGCGGAAGCTGCTGCTGAATATGGTGCGGCTTATCCAATGGGCGCTCGTATGATGTCTGGGCACACTACTGTACACGAACAACTTCAAGATGAGTTGGCTGCTTTTGTTCAAAAAGAAGCTGCTTATTTACTAAACTTCGGTTACCAAGGAATGGTGTCTATTATTGATGCTTTGGTAACGAAGAATGACGTTATCGTTTATGATGTTGATTCACATGCTTGTATTATTGATGGTGTGCGTTTACATATGGGAAAACGCTTTACTTATAAACACAACGATATCGAGAGTTTTGAGAAGAACTTAGAGCGTGCTACGAAAATGGCTGAAACAACAGGTGGAGGTATTTTAGTAATCACAGAAGGTGTGTTTGGTATGCGTGGGCAACAAGGAAAGTTGAAAGAAATCGTTGCTTTAAAAGAAAAATATAACTTTAGATTGCTAGTTGATGACGCGCATGGTTTTGGTACCTTAGGTGCTACAGGAGCAGGAGCAGGAGAAGAGCAAGGATGTCAAGATGGTATTGATGTTTACTTCTCTACGTTTGCTAAATCAATGGCTAGTATCGGAGCATTCGTTGCAGCTGATAAAGACATTATCGATTATTTAAAATACAACCTTCGTTCGCAAATGTTTGCAAAATCATTACCTATGATTTTCACAAAAGGTGCATTGAAGCGTTTAGATTTATTGCGTACACAACCAGAACTTAAAGCTAAGTTATGGGAAAATGTGAATGCTTTACAGAATGGATTAAAAGATAGAGGATTCAATATTGGAGATACCAACACTTGTGTAACACCTGTTTACTTAGAAGGAAGTATTCCTGAAGCAATGGTGATGGTAAATGATTTACGTGAAAATTACAATATTTTCTTGTCAATCGTTGTTTATCCAGTAATTCCAAAGGGAATTATCTTGTTGAGAATGATCCCTACAGCAACGCATACAATGGAAGATATCCAAGAAACCCTATCAGCTTACGAAGCAATTCGCGAGAAGTTAGAAAACGGAACATACAAGCGCATAGCTGCTGAAACAACAGTAGATGTGTCAAATGCATAA
- a CDS encoding alpha-ketoacid dehydrogenase subunit alpha/beta has translation MSQNKKNTALSFEDFKKEVIQDYTIAKISRECSLLGRREVLTGKAKFGIFGDGKEVPQLAMAKAFQNGDFRSGYYRDQTFMMAIGQLNIQQFFAGLFGDANIENDPMSGGRQMGGHFATHSLDENGNWKKLTEQKNSSGDISPTAGQMPRLLGLAQASKYYRAIPDADKDQQFSVSGNEVAWGTIGNASTSEGLFFETINAAGVLQVPMVMSVWDDQYGISVHAKYQTTKENISEILKGFQRDEHGNGYEILRVKGWDYPALVETYAKAAQVAREEHVPVLIHVQELTQPQGHSTSGSHERYKSKERLAWEAEQDCILQMRNWMIESNIATAEELDVLDKDLKKQVLDGKKEAWKNYLDPIIAERNELVAVLQQVAAQSPNKVFIEKHIADLQGTKEPIRRDVMITARKVLRLIIQEGSKSLLIQFIEKYYATVQPKYSSHLFSVSDQKAENIQAVAPTYDADAEEVDARVILRDNFDYILANHKNVTVFGEDSGNIGDVNQGLEGLQEKHGEERVTDTGIREATILGQGIGMAMRGLRPIAEIQYLDYLLYAIQIMSDDLATLQYRTVGRQKAPLIVRTRGHRLEGIWHSGSPMGMIINAIRGMHVLVPRDMTKAAGFYNTLLESDEPALLIECLNGYRLKEKMPNNIGQFKTPIGVVETIKTGSDLTIVSYGSTLRIVEQAAKELLEIGIDVEIIDAQSLLPFDINQDVVKSLAKTNRLLVVDEDVPGGASAYLLQQILEVQKGYRYLDSEPQTLTSKAHRPAYGTDGDYFSKPSVEDVFEKVYELMHEVNPTKFPKLY, from the coding sequence ATGAGTCAAAATAAAAAAAACACAGCACTTTCTTTTGAAGATTTTAAGAAAGAGGTTATTCAAGATTATACAATTGCAAAGATCAGTAGAGAATGTAGTTTACTAGGTCGTCGTGAAGTTTTAACAGGTAAAGCTAAGTTTGGGATATTTGGAGATGGAAAAGAAGTACCACAATTAGCAATGGCTAAAGCTTTTCAGAATGGAGATTTCAGATCCGGATACTACCGCGATCAAACCTTTATGATGGCAATTGGTCAGTTAAATATCCAACAGTTTTTTGCTGGTTTATTCGGTGATGCCAATATTGAAAATGATCCAATGTCAGGTGGGCGCCAAATGGGAGGACACTTTGCAACACATAGTTTAGATGAAAATGGGAACTGGAAGAAACTAACAGAGCAAAAGAACTCGAGTGGAGATATTTCTCCAACTGCTGGGCAAATGCCTCGTTTACTTGGACTTGCACAAGCTTCAAAATACTATAGAGCGATTCCAGACGCAGATAAAGATCAACAATTTTCAGTTAGTGGAAATGAAGTAGCTTGGGGAACGATTGGAAATGCATCTACTTCTGAAGGGTTGTTTTTTGAGACGATCAATGCAGCTGGAGTATTACAAGTGCCGATGGTAATGAGTGTTTGGGATGATCAATATGGAATCTCAGTGCACGCCAAATACCAAACAACAAAAGAAAATATATCTGAAATTTTAAAAGGTTTCCAACGCGATGAGCATGGAAACGGATATGAGATTTTACGCGTAAAAGGATGGGATTATCCAGCCTTAGTAGAAACGTATGCTAAAGCAGCTCAAGTCGCTAGAGAAGAGCACGTTCCAGTGTTGATTCACGTACAAGAATTAACGCAGCCTCAAGGACACTCAACTTCAGGATCTCATGAGCGTTACAAAAGCAAAGAGCGCTTAGCTTGGGAAGCAGAACAAGACTGTATCCTGCAAATGAGAAATTGGATGATTGAATCCAATATCGCTACTGCAGAAGAGTTAGACGTACTAGATAAAGACTTGAAAAAACAAGTATTAGACGGTAAGAAAGAGGCTTGGAAAAACTACTTGGATCCAATTATTGCAGAACGCAATGAGTTAGTTGCTGTTTTACAACAAGTTGCTGCTCAAAGTCCCAACAAAGTATTTATTGAAAAACACATTGCTGATTTACAAGGTACAAAAGAGCCTATTCGCCGTGATGTAATGATTACAGCACGCAAGGTATTGCGTTTGATTATTCAAGAAGGAAGCAAAAGTTTATTGATTCAATTTATTGAGAAATACTATGCGACTGTTCAACCAAAATACAGCTCTCATTTATTCTCAGTTTCGGATCAAAAAGCAGAAAATATTCAAGCAGTAGCGCCAACCTATGATGCTGATGCAGAAGAGGTGGATGCCCGTGTAATTTTACGCGATAACTTTGATTATATCTTGGCTAATCACAAAAATGTAACTGTTTTTGGAGAGGATTCAGGTAATATCGGAGACGTAAACCAAGGATTAGAAGGATTACAAGAAAAACATGGGGAAGAACGCGTAACCGATACGGGAATTCGCGAAGCGACAATTTTAGGACAGGGAATTGGTATGGCAATGCGTGGACTACGTCCAATTGCAGAAATTCAATACTTAGACTATTTGTTGTATGCTATTCAAATCATGAGTGATGATTTAGCTACGCTACAATATAGAACTGTAGGTCGTCAAAAAGCGCCTTTAATTGTGCGTACACGTGGGCATCGTTTAGAGGGAATTTGGCACTCTGGATCTCCAATGGGAATGATTATCAATGCAATCCGCGGAATGCATGTATTGGTTCCAAGAGATATGACAAAAGCAGCAGGTTTCTATAATACACTATTAGAAAGCGACGAGCCAGCCTTGTTAATTGAGTGTTTGAATGGATATCGCTTGAAAGAGAAAATGCCAAACAATATCGGACAATTCAAAACGCCTATTGGAGTTGTGGAAACAATTAAAACAGGTAGTGATTTGACGATTGTATCCTATGGATCAACCTTGCGCATTGTTGAACAAGCAGCAAAAGAATTATTGGAAATTGGAATTGATGTTGAAATCATTGATGCACAATCCCTATTGCCATTTGACATCAACCAAGATGTAGTGAAAAGTTTAGCTAAAACGAATCGCCTATTGGTTGTGGATGAGGATGTACCTGGTGGAGCATCGGCTTATTTGTTGCAGCAAATTTTAGAAGTGCAGAAAGGATACCGTTATTTAGATAGCGAACCTCAAACCTTAACTTCGAAAGCACATAGACCAGCGTATGGAACCGATGGAGATTATTTTAGCAAGCCATCTGTTGAAGATGTATTCGAAAAAGTATATGAATTAATGCATGAAGTAAACCCAACAAAGTTTCCTAAACTGTATTAA
- a CDS encoding DUF4294 domain-containing protein, whose product MKKLYFFFIVIVSFTSAQAQEKELQAVPSLVPMIEIEDDTLKYSIPEIYIGSNAKEDQYRQDMNILRNRIRRVYPYARATAENLMILNENLEKLETNKQKRQYIKRSQKYLESQFKEKLKKLSRKDGKVLLKLIHRETGETTFKLIKEFRSGWTAFWSNTTARTFDLDLKSEYHPDSNLQDFYLETQLQFLFYTYQLERSSGKQKIDFNALRKMWEIKISEEEFFPLELRE is encoded by the coding sequence ATGAAAAAGCTATATTTCTTTTTTATTGTCATCGTTAGTTTTACATCCGCCCAGGCTCAGGAAAAGGAGTTACAAGCTGTGCCTAGTTTAGTGCCGATGATTGAAATAGAAGACGATACTTTAAAGTATAGTATTCCAGAGATTTACATTGGATCCAATGCGAAAGAAGATCAATATCGACAGGATATGAATATCTTGCGCAATCGCATTCGCCGAGTTTATCCTTATGCTCGTGCTACCGCAGAAAATTTAATGATCCTCAATGAAAATTTAGAAAAATTAGAGACCAATAAACAAAAGCGACAATACATCAAACGCTCGCAAAAATATTTAGAGAGTCAGTTTAAGGAGAAATTAAAAAAATTATCTCGAAAAGACGGGAAAGTTTTGTTGAAATTAATACACCGAGAAACGGGAGAAACGACCTTTAAGCTCATAAAGGAATTTAGAAGCGGATGGACGGCTTTTTGGTCTAATACAACAGCAAGAACCTTTGATTTAGACTTAAAGTCTGAGTATCATCCCGATAGTAATTTACAAGATTTTTATTTGGAAACCCAATTGCAATTTTTATTCTACACCTATCAATTAGAGCGCAGCAGCGGCAAGCAAAAAATCGATTTTAATGCGTTGAGAAAAATGTGGGAAATCAAAATTTCAGAAGAAGAGTTTTTTCCATTGGAATTGAGGGAATAG
- the punC gene encoding purine nucleoside transporter PunC — MPKQNKNNFLFLVYLTGLSIIGFLATDMYLPAFEQMRVDLDTTKSNISATLSLFLAGYAIAQLLWGPISDKVGKPKTILMGLSIFILSSLAIFFTSSVTAFLILRLIQAIGVCAAAVSWQALVIERYPKEQTNRVFATIMPLVALSPALAPLLGVYLLEHFGWRSIFITLALIAIALMLYTFTIQHKKATADSPSKKDTTPPSLSYWRLLQSKAYVGNVMIYACCSAAFFAWLTGSPFFLKEMGYSEGEIGFSFVPQTIAFLIGGFGYRTLAPRVDGTKLIAYFVSLFAIAIVITAALAIFTTPTLTSLLIPFCFMALANGACYPIVVAEALKLFPENSGKAAALQNTIQLGMCFIASAIVSLFSKDALFSTALVMVGTIPLAFWAYNWTKK; from the coding sequence ATGCCTAAACAAAATAAAAACAACTTTTTATTCCTGGTGTACTTAACAGGATTAAGTATTATTGGATTCCTTGCAACCGATATGTATCTACCCGCTTTTGAGCAAATGCGAGTAGATTTGGATACTACAAAAAGCAACATTAGCGCAACCTTAAGTCTATTTTTAGCAGGTTATGCTATTGCTCAACTATTATGGGGGCCTATTTCTGATAAAGTAGGAAAGCCCAAAACAATCTTAATGGGATTGAGTATTTTTATCCTTTCGTCTCTAGCTATTTTTTTCACTTCTAGTGTAACTGCTTTTCTAATTTTGCGATTGATTCAAGCCATTGGAGTTTGTGCCGCTGCAGTTAGTTGGCAAGCGCTCGTCATAGAGCGTTACCCCAAAGAACAAACGAATCGAGTTTTTGCCACCATCATGCCTTTAGTAGCTTTATCACCCGCCCTAGCCCCTTTATTAGGCGTTTATTTACTCGAGCACTTTGGTTGGCGTTCTATCTTTATCACTTTAGCCCTTATCGCTATCGCGCTAATGCTTTATACTTTTACCATTCAGCATAAAAAAGCAACGGCAGACAGTCCTTCAAAAAAGGATACAACACCACCCTCCCTATCGTATTGGAGGCTTTTACAATCCAAAGCGTATGTAGGCAACGTCATGATTTACGCCTGTTGTTCTGCTGCTTTCTTTGCGTGGTTAACGGGATCTCCTTTCTTTCTAAAGGAAATGGGATATAGCGAAGGTGAAATTGGCTTTAGCTTTGTTCCACAGACGATTGCTTTCTTAATTGGTGGTTTTGGGTATCGAACCCTTGCTCCAAGAGTAGATGGCACAAAACTAATCGCCTACTTTGTTTCGCTATTTGCTATAGCCATTGTCATTACAGCTGCTTTGGCTATATTCACTACACCGACCCTAACGAGTTTGTTAATTCCTTTTTGTTTTATGGCGTTAGCCAATGGTGCATGCTACCCTATTGTGGTAGCTGAAGCATTGAAATTATTTCCCGAAAATTCTGGAAAAGCGGCAGCCCTACAAAATACCATTCAATTGGGAATGTGCTTTATAGCTAGCGCTATAGTATCACTATTTTCCAAAGACGCCTTATTTTCAACAGCTTTAGTTATGGTTGGTACCATTCCACTTGCCTTTTGGGCCTATAATTGGACAAAAAAGTAA
- a CDS encoding phosphoribosylaminoimidazolesuccinocarboxamide synthase, with the protein MSNTITQTNFKFPNQKSVYHGKVREVYTIADQVLVMVATDRLSAFDVIMPKGIPYKGQILNQIATRFMQLTEDIVPNWLIASPDPNVAVGHICEPFKVEMVIRGYLAGHAAREYKEGKRVLCGVALPEGLKENDQLPQPIITPSTKEELGLHDEDISREDILARGIVSEEDYLVLEQYTRALYQRGSEIAAQRGLILVDTKYEFGKTKEGKIVLIDEIHTPDSSRYFYAEGYAERQAKEEPQKQLSKEFVRQWLISHDFQGKEGQQVPEMSDEYIQTISERYIELYEHILGEPFVKADVSNIDQRIETNVAAFLSKI; encoded by the coding sequence ATGAGTAACACAATCACACAGACTAATTTTAAATTTCCAAACCAAAAAAGTGTGTACCACGGAAAAGTAAGAGAAGTTTACACCATTGCAGACCAAGTTTTGGTTATGGTAGCAACGGATCGTTTATCTGCTTTTGACGTGATTATGCCTAAGGGGATTCCTTACAAAGGACAAATATTGAATCAAATTGCAACGCGATTTATGCAGCTGACTGAAGACATCGTGCCGAATTGGCTGATTGCTAGTCCTGATCCCAATGTTGCAGTTGGGCATATTTGTGAACCTTTTAAGGTGGAAATGGTAATTCGAGGCTATTTAGCAGGACATGCGGCTAGAGAATACAAAGAAGGAAAAAGAGTATTGTGTGGTGTTGCCTTGCCTGAAGGGTTAAAGGAAAACGACCAATTGCCACAACCGATTATCACCCCTTCAACGAAGGAGGAATTAGGGTTGCACGATGAGGACATTTCCAGAGAAGATATTCTCGCTCGTGGTATTGTTTCAGAAGAAGATTACCTTGTTTTGGAGCAGTATACAAGAGCCTTATATCAAAGAGGAAGTGAAATTGCGGCTCAAAGAGGATTGATTCTCGTAGATACAAAATACGAATTTGGCAAAACCAAAGAAGGAAAGATTGTATTGATTGACGAAATTCACACCCCAGATTCTTCGCGTTATTTCTATGCAGAAGGATACGCAGAGCGTCAAGCGAAGGAAGAACCTCAAAAGCAATTGTCAAAAGAATTCGTTCGTCAATGGTTAATTAGTCACGATTTCCAAGGAAAAGAAGGACAACAAGTACCAGAAATGTCCGACGAATACATTCAAACTATTTCAGAGCGCTATATTGAGTTGTATGAACATATTTTAGGAGAGCCTTTTGTAAAAGCAGATGTTTCGAATATCGATCAGCGAATTGAAACCAATGTAGCGGCTTTTTTGTCTAAAATTTAA
- a CDS encoding nitroreductase family protein, translating into MTLLDNLQWRYATKRYNSAVKLEDDNVMQIVEAARLAPTSSGLQPFEMILVKNQEVKEQLFPIAMNQMQIKECSHLLIFAAWDSYTAARIDAVFDNMEAIRALPKGEMDDFKNSIKANFKGQTQEQQFQHAARQAYIAFGMAIAAAAELKIDASPMEGFHNDQLDAFLGLDKKGLKSVTILALGERDAENDWLMPMKKVRFPLASMLTVIE; encoded by the coding sequence ATGACATTATTAGATAATTTACAGTGGCGCTATGCTACAAAACGCTATAATAGCGCAGTTAAGTTAGAAGATGACAACGTAATGCAAATTGTAGAAGCTGCTCGCTTGGCGCCTACATCATCTGGATTACAGCCTTTCGAAATGATTTTGGTTAAAAACCAAGAAGTAAAAGAGCAGTTGTTTCCTATTGCGATGAACCAAATGCAAATCAAAGAATGTTCGCATCTTTTGATTTTTGCCGCTTGGGATAGCTATACAGCAGCGCGTATTGACGCTGTTTTTGACAATATGGAAGCCATCAGAGCCTTGCCAAAAGGGGAGATGGACGATTTCAAAAATAGCATTAAAGCTAATTTTAAAGGACAAACGCAAGAACAACAGTTTCAACATGCTGCCAGACAAGCGTATATCGCTTTTGGAATGGCAATTGCAGCAGCAGCAGAATTGAAAATTGACGCCTCTCCAATGGAAGGTTTTCACAATGATCAATTGGATGCCTTCTTAGGATTGGATAAAAAGGGATTGAAGAGTGTTACAATCTTAGCTTTAGGAGAAAGAGATGCAGAAAATGATTGGTTGATGCCGATGAAGAAAGTGAGATTTCCTTTAGCGTCGATGTTAACCGTTATCGAATAA